One genomic region from Candidatus Bathyarchaeia archaeon encodes:
- a CDS encoding type II secretion system F family protein — MKKQKIAEAFKRVYNGFLLKLNRLFPKMRHKTPNDGESEKFKAGSLQSVAYRLVGGKIGYFLPLFEDLNLHLQRAGLKTSFRVYISLTVFSTLLIALATFLVVPCLLVFMFDAPIFPAFLFGFGGSLFAVAFSILGFYIYPVYRADKFKRELEDELAFTTGYMSILASAGVPPEKIFYSLSNLPVPLAVSAEAKNIVRDVNLFGLDIISALEQASKRTPSERFREMIEGFISTIHSGSNLAAYLREKSKQHMKLKRISLRKFSDTLSMLSEFYVAILVTGPLLLVIMLAVMAMMGGGGLGLLSPDLLLNILTYIGIPVGSIMFLLILDAVSPKW; from the coding sequence ATGAAAAAACAAAAAATTGCTGAAGCCTTCAAAAGAGTTTACAATGGCTTTCTTTTAAAGCTAAATCGGCTTTTTCCAAAAATGCGCCATAAAACTCCGAATGATGGTGAAAGCGAGAAATTTAAGGCTGGAAGCCTCCAATCGGTTGCTTACAGGCTGGTAGGTGGAAAAATAGGCTATTTTTTGCCCCTTTTTGAAGATTTGAACTTGCATTTGCAGAGGGCTGGGCTTAAGACTAGTTTTAGGGTTTACATAAGCCTAACCGTCTTTTCAACTCTCCTTATTGCGCTTGCTACTTTCTTGGTAGTTCCATGCCTGCTGGTTTTCATGTTTGATGCGCCCATTTTCCCAGCCTTCCTCTTCGGTTTTGGTGGAAGCCTCTTCGCGGTCGCCTTCTCAATTCTTGGTTTTTACATTTACCCAGTTTATCGAGCGGACAAGTTTAAGAGGGAACTTGAGGATGAATTGGCTTTTACGACTGGTTACATGTCGATTCTAGCTAGCGCTGGTGTTCCACCAGAAAAGATATTTTATTCGCTTTCGAATCTCCCTGTTCCATTGGCGGTTTCTGCCGAGGCGAAGAACATTGTTAGGGACGTGAACCTTTTCGGCTTAGATATAATTTCAGCTCTGGAGCAAGCCTCTAAGAGAACGCCCTCTGAGAGGTTTCGGGAAATGATTGAAGGCTTTATTTCAACAATTCATTCTGGAAGCAACCTTGCCGCCTATCTGAGGGAGAAGTCAAAGCAGCACATGAAATTGAAGAGGATAAGTCTCCGCAAATTCTCGGACACATTGTCTATGCTTTCAGAGTTTTACGTGGCAATACTTGTCACCGGGCCCTTGCTTCTCGTAATCATGCTTGCTGTTATGGCTATGATGGGTGGCGGCGGTCTCGGACTTTTAAGTCCAGACCTTTTGCTCAATATCTTAACCTACATTGGGATTCCCGTGGGCTCAATAATGTTCCTCCTAATATTGGATGCGGTTTCGCCAAAGTGGTAG
- a CDS encoding type II/IV secretion system ATPase subunit, whose translation MPKTQKAEEKTEVGVIIEGKARKPAVFREVYPIQEPYVYAAIVKDPETQKTRYEVIEPTLQKEDENLLKEIKSLLMEEIDVSLKEIETKEKAEKYLREKAAQIIKKYHIKVPSESVDKLLYYIIRDFIGYGKIDPLMKDHLIEDISADGVNIPIYVWHRVYESIPTNIIFNDEAELNSFIIRLAYLAGKNISIASPILDASLPDGSRIQLTYGNEITRRGSTFTIRRFRVDPLTISDLIAFNTLSSDMAAYLWYIIENRASVLVAGGIAAGKTTMLNCLSMFIKPEMKIVSVEDTQELNLPHENWVPSVVRLGFGHEEKGSGSITLFDLLKAAVRQRPDYIIVGEIRGEEAYTLFQAMATGHLGMCTIHAESVEAVINRLESEPMNIPRSLIAMIDVIMVMARTEIEGKPARRTLTATEVVGLDAKTKELMTEEVFRWKAGEDKFEFLGHSSLLEDHIKKMDISEENVRRELQRRKTVLEWMVKKGIRKHTEVANVIREYYANPSRVYQRARMGLR comes from the coding sequence ATGCCCAAAACCCAAAAAGCCGAAGAAAAAACAGAGGTAGGCGTAATAATCGAGGGAAAAGCCAGAAAACCCGCTGTCTTCAGAGAAGTCTACCCAATACAAGAGCCCTACGTTTATGCAGCCATAGTGAAAGACCCTGAAACCCAGAAAACCCGCTACGAAGTAATAGAGCCCACACTTCAAAAAGAGGACGAAAACCTCCTGAAAGAGATTAAAAGCCTCCTAATGGAGGAGATAGACGTAAGCCTAAAAGAAATAGAAACCAAGGAAAAGGCAGAAAAATACCTAAGGGAAAAAGCCGCACAAATAATTAAGAAATACCACATTAAAGTCCCATCAGAATCCGTCGACAAACTCCTCTACTACATAATAAGGGATTTCATTGGATATGGGAAAATAGACCCCCTAATGAAGGATCACCTTATTGAGGATATATCGGCTGACGGTGTAAACATACCCATTTACGTTTGGCACCGCGTGTACGAGTCCATCCCAACAAACATAATCTTCAACGATGAGGCGGAGCTAAACTCCTTCATAATCCGCCTCGCGTACCTGGCTGGGAAAAACATTTCCATAGCATCTCCAATTTTGGACGCCTCACTTCCAGATGGGAGCCGCATACAACTAACCTATGGAAATGAGATAACCCGCAGAGGCTCAACATTCACCATTCGCCGCTTCCGTGTTGACCCCCTAACCATTTCCGACTTAATCGCCTTCAACACCCTCTCATCGGACATGGCTGCGTACTTATGGTACATTATAGAGAATAGGGCTTCGGTTCTTGTTGCCGGAGGCATAGCAGCCGGGAAAACAACTATGCTGAACTGCCTATCCATGTTCATAAAGCCGGAAATGAAAATCGTAAGCGTCGAAGACACGCAAGAGCTTAATTTACCCCATGAAAACTGGGTTCCATCGGTTGTCCGGCTTGGTTTTGGACATGAGGAAAAGGGAAGCGGAAGCATAACGCTTTTTGACCTTCTGAAGGCTGCTGTGCGTCAAAGGCCAGACTACATAATTGTTGGCGAAATCCGTGGAGAAGAAGCCTACACGCTTTTTCAAGCTATGGCAACGGGCCACTTGGGCATGTGCACAATTCATGCAGAATCTGTTGAAGCCGTAATAAATCGTCTAGAATCAGAGCCTATGAACATTCCGAGGTCGCTCATAGCCATGATTGACGTGATAATGGTTATGGCGAGAACTGAGATTGAGGGAAAACCAGCGAGGAGAACGCTTACAGCAACAGAGGTTGTCGGCTTAGACGCAAAAACTAAGGAGTTAATGACGGAGGAGGTTTTCAGGTGGAAAGCCGGCGAGGACAAATTCGAGTTTTTGGGTCACAGCTCCCTTCTTGAAGATCATATAAAGAAGATGGATATAAGCGAGGAAAATGTTAGGCGGGAGCTGCAACGCAGAAAAACAGTCTTGGAATGGATGGTTAAGAAAGGCATCCGCAAGCACACCGAAGTTGCCAACGTAATCCGCGAATACTATGCCAACCCATCGCGTGTTTATCAGAGGGCGAGGATGGGTCTGAGATGA
- the hxlB gene encoding 6-phospho-3-hexuloisomerase codes for MFNRKTFNTDFRVKGFSELENLEWLKAAAEEIISGIKSSIEELNPKEVERFIQLLLGAKNKKIFVVGMGRSGFVGRAFALRLMNLGFNVYFLGETITPAAEKGDLLIAISGTGATKMVLTASMAAKEIGATVVAITSFPESPLGQIADLIVTIKGRTKAGWPKEEDYLARQLMGEREPLTPLGSIFENNCMVFLDGLIVELMHRMGTTEEDLRRRHATIE; via the coding sequence TTGTTTAACCGCAAGACTTTTAACACAGACTTCCGTGTAAAGGGTTTCTCGGAGCTTGAAAACTTGGAATGGTTAAAGGCTGCGGCAGAAGAAATCATTTCAGGGATTAAAAGCTCCATTGAAGAGCTTAACCCCAAAGAGGTTGAACGCTTCATCCAGCTACTGCTAGGGGCAAAGAACAAGAAAATATTTGTTGTCGGCATGGGGAGAAGCGGCTTTGTGGGAAGAGCCTTCGCCCTTCGCTTGATGAACTTGGGCTTCAACGTCTACTTCCTAGGAGAAACAATAACACCAGCCGCCGAAAAAGGAGACCTTCTAATCGCCATTTCAGGGACTGGCGCAACAAAAATGGTTTTAACGGCGAGCATGGCGGCAAAAGAGATTGGGGCAACAGTTGTTGCGATAACATCTTTCCCAGAATCTCCTCTGGGGCAAATAGCCGACTTAATTGTGACAATTAAGGGTAGGACTAAAGCTGGTTGGCCAAAGGAAGAGGATTATTTGGCTAGACAGCTGATGGGCGAAAGGGAACCCCTAACCCCTCTTGGGAGCATTTTCGAGAACAACTGTATGGTTTTCTTGGATGGTTTGATTGTGGAGCTTATGCACCGCATGGGGACCACTGAAGAAGATTTAAGGCGTAGGCATGCCACAATAGAGTAG
- a CDS encoding energy-coupling factor transporter transmembrane component T, translating into MSFFDGLRFRRISSPIHNLDPRIKFVYACVIFVVAILFWELLPLIVLFLIQIPFVVVARVKREWARSMRGAAFLASVIFFVNFIFSFISSGYVVTTSALEHALAMTLRFVVLVESFSIFFLTTSPDHLGLALEQSHIPYEFCFAFTTAVRFVPVLAEEAQTIMDAQKARGLELEKGNFLKRVRNYIPILIPLIVSAIRRSLELAEAMESRAWGATKKRTNLYVLKLRRGDYVFMLLTIGILAAAVLIRIYLRIPRLEEILMGVV; encoded by the coding sequence GTGAGCTTTTTTGATGGACTTCGCTTCAGAAGGATTAGCTCCCCTATCCACAATCTTGACCCAAGAATAAAATTTGTTTACGCATGTGTAATTTTTGTTGTCGCCATACTTTTTTGGGAGCTGCTGCCACTCATCGTTCTCTTCTTGATACAGATTCCCTTTGTTGTCGTCGCCCGCGTCAAGCGGGAGTGGGCTCGCTCCATGAGAGGTGCAGCCTTTCTAGCATCTGTAATATTCTTTGTCAACTTCATTTTCTCCTTCATAAGCTCCGGTTACGTGGTCACAACATCAGCCTTGGAGCACGCCCTAGCCATGACGCTACGTTTTGTGGTCTTGGTTGAGTCTTTCTCAATATTCTTCTTAACAACCTCACCGGACCATCTCGGCTTGGCACTGGAGCAGTCCCACATACCTTACGAGTTTTGTTTTGCCTTTACAACAGCCGTGCGCTTCGTCCCAGTCTTAGCCGAGGAAGCCCAAACAATCATGGACGCCCAAAAGGCAAGGGGCCTGGAACTTGAGAAGGGCAACTTCCTAAAAAGGGTTAGAAACTACATCCCAATTCTGATTCCGCTTATTGTGAGTGCAATTCGCCGAAGCCTAGAATTGGCTGAAGCCATGGAGTCACGGGCGTGGGGAGCCACCAAAAAGCGCACAAACCTATACGTTTTGAAACTTCGCAGAGGAGACTATGTTTTCATGCTTCTGACTATCGGCATTTTAGCCGCGGCGGTTTTAATCCGCATTTATCTTAGGATTCCGCGTTTAGAGGAAATCTTAATGGGTGTTGTTTAA
- a CDS encoding ABC transporter ATP-binding protein → MIEVQDVYFKYPSGVEALKGVSLTIQDGEFVAIMGENGAGKTTLVKHFNGLLKPTKGKVLVDGVETTKVSVATLARTVGFVFQNPDHQLFSETVEEEIAFALKNFGFSQDIIEKRVEWALNLLGLTQYRKTSPFMLSGGERKRVALASVLAWDPKILILDEPTIGQDYQQKEKLRQFILQMKAQEKTVVIVTHDVEFVAECSPRVVLMRGGKIVADGEARKILTDPEILEQASIVPPQIAQIFINLSDMGFPKDVIDVYEAREILLKAFQGRHRA, encoded by the coding sequence ATGATTGAGGTTCAAGACGTTTACTTCAAGTATCCAAGTGGTGTAGAGGCGCTAAAGGGGGTTTCCCTAACAATTCAAGACGGGGAATTTGTAGCCATAATGGGTGAAAACGGGGCTGGAAAAACAACCCTTGTAAAACATTTTAATGGACTGCTAAAGCCCACTAAGGGGAAAGTGCTTGTGGATGGTGTGGAAACAACCAAAGTGAGTGTAGCAACGCTGGCAAGAACTGTTGGCTTCGTATTCCAGAACCCAGACCATCAACTTTTTAGCGAAACCGTTGAGGAGGAAATAGCCTTTGCCCTAAAAAACTTCGGCTTTAGCCAAGACATAATAGAAAAGCGGGTGGAGTGGGCGCTTAACCTTCTGGGCTTGACACAGTACCGGAAGACTTCGCCTTTCATGCTCAGCGGGGGCGAAAGAAAACGGGTGGCTTTGGCTTCTGTACTTGCATGGGACCCGAAAATCTTAATTTTGGATGAGCCTACCATTGGACAGGACTACCAGCAGAAGGAGAAGCTCCGCCAATTCATTTTACAGATGAAGGCTCAAGAAAAAACCGTTGTTATTGTGACGCATGACGTGGAGTTTGTGGCTGAATGCAGCCCAAGAGTTGTTCTTATGCGCGGCGGAAAAATAGTTGCAGACGGAGAAGCAAGAAAAATCCTCACAGACCCAGAAATACTGGAACAAGCCTCCATAGTGCCACCACAAATAGCCCAAATTTTCATAAACCTATCAGACATGGGCTTCCCAAAAGACGTCATAGACGTTTACGAAGCTAGAGAAATTCTGCTGAAAGCCTTCCAAGGGAGGCATAGGGCGTGA
- a CDS encoding ATP-binding cassette domain-containing protein, with protein MEKPNMAIIETKNLTYTYPGATKPSISDVSIKIEKGEFTLITGPSGCGKTTLCRCFNGLIPHFYQGELKGEVTVAGLRVQEHQIYELATHVGLVFQNPENQLFALSVEKDVAFGLENLGMPREEIRNRVDWALKLTGIYELRERTPTELSGGQQQRVAIASVLAMQPEVIVLDEPTSFLDPLGAKRIFEVIYELNRKLGITIVLVEHRLDLTAKYADHIIIMDEGKVVLDGEPHEILNSEEARLIGVGIPKATRLYQILRSDGIKLGGKVPLSSEEMAEKLREALKHA; from the coding sequence GTGGAAAAACCAAACATGGCAATAATAGAAACAAAAAACCTCACATACACCTATCCGGGTGCCACAAAACCGTCGATTAGCGATGTTTCCATAAAAATTGAGAAGGGCGAGTTCACACTAATAACTGGTCCAAGCGGTTGTGGGAAAACAACCCTATGCCGATGCTTCAACGGATTGATTCCTCACTTTTATCAAGGCGAATTGAAAGGCGAAGTAACAGTCGCAGGTTTGAGGGTTCAGGAACATCAAATATATGAGCTTGCAACTCACGTGGGCTTGGTTTTTCAAAATCCAGAAAACCAGCTTTTCGCCCTATCCGTGGAGAAGGATGTAGCCTTCGGACTTGAAAACCTCGGGATGCCGAGGGAGGAAATTCGCAATAGGGTGGACTGGGCGCTCAAGCTTACCGGGATTTACGAGTTGAGGGAGCGAACGCCAACAGAGCTATCGGGCGGACAGCAGCAGCGAGTTGCCATAGCCTCGGTTTTAGCCATGCAACCAGAAGTCATAGTTCTCGACGAGCCCACCTCTTTCCTCGACCCTTTGGGCGCCAAGAGAATATTCGAGGTTATTTACGAACTTAATAGGAAGCTTGGAATAACCATAGTGCTTGTTGAGCATCGGCTGGACTTGACAGCCAAATACGCAGACCACATCATAATAATGGATGAAGGCAAGGTTGTTTTGGACGGGGAGCCCCATGAAATCTTAAACTCTGAGGAAGCCCGTCTGATCGGTGTTGGAATCCCGAAGGCGACGCGCCTCTACCAAATACTACGAAGCGACGGAATAAAGCTGGGCGGAAAAGTTCCACTGTCTTCTGAGGAGATGGCTGAAAAATTGAGGGAGGCACTTAAACACGCATGA
- a CDS encoding DHH family phosphoesterase, with product MSFAEVTQIVDEVNAKHIVLLCHHNADPDAICSAYALASLLKKCKPQVSVEIGAAQGISRLSKHILKYLPISVEVQPSVDGADIIMLLDTNTIQQLNNLADKVKASKVPIIVIDHHTAHPETEKMAKLCITDENVSSTCEIIYNFYKQSGVKIEENVAKALFLGIAFDTRHFVLANSSTLKTIAELIDTGVNAQEALAILSLPMDFSERVARLKACKRAKLFKIGEWIIALSHVSAFQASAARAIIDLGAHVAVVAGQKNESLEISLRCTREFHEKTGIHLGKDVAKPLGEYLNGMGGGHSTAAGVNGFGELEAGLKRCLKLLKEKIAHQAKTQS from the coding sequence GTGTCATTTGCAGAAGTAACCCAAATAGTGGATGAGGTAAATGCTAAGCACATAGTCTTGTTATGCCATCATAATGCCGACCCAGACGCCATATGCTCGGCTTATGCTCTGGCAAGCCTACTTAAAAAGTGCAAGCCACAAGTTAGCGTTGAAATTGGGGCAGCCCAAGGGATAAGCCGCCTTTCAAAGCACATCCTAAAATATTTGCCAATAAGTGTGGAAGTTCAGCCCAGCGTGGATGGGGCGGACATAATAATGCTTTTAGACACAAATACTATTCAGCAGTTGAACAACCTTGCGGACAAAGTGAAGGCTTCGAAGGTGCCCATAATTGTTATTGACCATCACACGGCTCATCCTGAAACTGAGAAGATGGCAAAGCTTTGCATTACAGATGAGAATGTTTCTTCAACATGCGAAATAATCTACAACTTTTATAAGCAGTCTGGCGTGAAAATCGAGGAAAATGTGGCTAAGGCGCTTTTTCTAGGCATAGCCTTTGACACCCGCCACTTTGTTTTGGCTAACTCCTCAACGCTGAAAACGATTGCCGAGCTGATAGATACTGGAGTAAATGCTCAAGAGGCGTTGGCAATTCTATCTTTGCCTATGGATTTTTCAGAGAGGGTTGCGAGGCTTAAGGCTTGTAAGAGGGCTAAGCTCTTTAAGATAGGCGAGTGGATAATCGCCTTGTCGCATGTTAGTGCCTTTCAAGCTTCTGCAGCCAGAGCCATAATTGATCTTGGGGCACATGTGGCGGTTGTGGCTGGACAAAAGAATGAAAGTTTGGAGATAAGCCTCCGCTGTACAAGGGAGTTTCATGAGAAGACGGGTATTCATCTAGGCAAGGACGTAGCCAAACCTTTGGGTGAATACCTTAACGGGATGGGTGGAGGACACTCGACAGCCGCTGGTGTAAATGGCTTTGGGGAGCTTGAGGCTGGGCTTAAACGTTGCTTGAAGCTTTTAAAGGAGAAAATAGCGCATCAAGCGAAAACTCAAAGTTAA
- a CDS encoding DUF3194 domain-containing protein, which translates to MEEIGLPELTPEQVEELCSIAEEAARGYVLSKVPPKHVEILNITVETDGEKPLTLTVDVEIVLSPLMQEYDVQRLADEAVKEAFKSAEKYLRELKCHLQK; encoded by the coding sequence TTGGAAGAAATTGGCTTGCCAGAGCTAACCCCAGAACAGGTTGAAGAGCTTTGCTCGATAGCTGAGGAGGCTGCAAGAGGATACGTACTGTCAAAGGTTCCGCCTAAACATGTTGAAATATTGAACATAACTGTTGAAACAGACGGTGAGAAACCCTTAACATTGACCGTTGATGTTGAAATAGTGTTGTCGCCGCTAATGCAAGAGTATGACGTTCAAAGGCTTGCAGACGAGGCTGTAAAGGAGGCGTTTAAGTCGGCTGAAAAGTATTTGAGGGAGCTAAAGTGTCATTTGCAGAAGTAA
- a CDS encoding prefoldin subunit beta — translation MSEELAKLPPQVQERLLRLQQLQQTLQSVLAQKQQVELELTEIEQALSELQKVADDAVIYKAIGSLLVKTDKAKVTADLNERKELLNMRASVLGKQEERLRSQMKELQAKLQQDLAPVSGTQP, via the coding sequence TTGAGTGAAGAGTTAGCTAAACTTCCCCCACAGGTTCAAGAGCGCCTCTTGAGGCTTCAACAGTTGCAGCAGACGTTGCAGTCTGTTTTGGCTCAGAAACAACAAGTGGAGCTGGAGCTTACTGAAATTGAGCAGGCTTTGAGTGAACTGCAAAAGGTTGCAGACGACGCGGTTATTTATAAGGCGATAGGCTCGCTTTTGGTTAAAACCGACAAGGCGAAGGTGACGGCTGACCTAAACGAGCGGAAAGAACTATTAAACATGAGAGCCTCGGTCTTGGGTAAACAAGAGGAACGCCTCCGAAGCCAGATGAAGGAATTACAGGCAAAGCTTCAACAAGATTTAGCCCCTGTTTCGGGAACACAGCCGTAA
- the aspS gene encoding aspartate--tRNA(Asn) ligase, which yields MNLDPIGDWRRTHYSVDVRPELDGQEVTLFGWVQEIRDLGGIRFIILQDREGTVQITIPRKKVSSEVLAKAEALQRRYSIGVKGIVKKTEITPRGVEVIPKEIRIFSAAASQLPIDITGKVPAQLEVRLDARALDLCREESIAIFKIQHTAVEAIRDFLFERGFIEVHTPRIIASATEGGAALFPVDYFERKAFLAQSPQLYKEQLVMSLEKVFEIGPFFRAEESHTRRHLSEFVSIDIEQAFATAEDVMRLLEQLMQYTCKTVREKCRRELTILNHQVDVPEVPFKRLTYDQVLEELKQEGIEIPWGEDIPTPAFRTLGKIHPYFYFITDWPTVSKAFYIKPRDDNPEICEGFDLMWRWIELSSGGTRIASKELLIKRLKEKGLNPESFKYHLQAFDYGMPPHAGWAIGLERLTMMLTGKRNIREVTLYPRDKFRLTP from the coding sequence ATGAATCTGGACCCTATTGGGGACTGGCGGAGAACCCACTACTCTGTTGATGTCCGACCGGAGCTTGATGGGCAAGAGGTTACTCTTTTCGGTTGGGTTCAAGAAATTCGGGATTTAGGCGGAATTCGCTTCATAATATTGCAAGACCGCGAAGGCACAGTGCAAATAACCATTCCACGGAAAAAGGTAAGTAGCGAAGTTTTGGCGAAGGCTGAAGCCTTGCAGAGGAGATACAGCATAGGCGTGAAAGGGATTGTAAAGAAGACGGAAATTACTCCCAGAGGGGTCGAAGTTATACCGAAGGAAATTAGAATTTTCAGCGCCGCGGCTTCTCAATTGCCAATAGACATAACTGGAAAAGTGCCAGCGCAGTTGGAGGTTCGGCTTGACGCCCGCGCATTGGACCTTTGCCGCGAAGAAAGTATAGCCATCTTCAAAATTCAACACACGGCTGTAGAGGCCATTCGTGATTTCCTCTTTGAAAGGGGCTTCATAGAGGTTCACACTCCACGTATAATCGCCTCAGCCACAGAAGGTGGCGCGGCGCTTTTTCCGGTGGACTATTTCGAAAGGAAGGCTTTTCTTGCTCAGAGCCCCCAACTTTACAAGGAACAACTCGTCATGAGCCTCGAAAAAGTGTTTGAAATAGGTCCCTTTTTTAGGGCTGAAGAATCCCATACACGACGGCACTTAAGCGAGTTTGTCTCAATAGACATTGAACAGGCTTTTGCCACGGCTGAGGACGTTATGCGGTTGCTGGAGCAACTCATGCAATATACGTGCAAAACGGTTCGCGAAAAGTGCCGGAGAGAATTGACAATCTTAAATCATCAGGTAGATGTGCCCGAAGTCCCCTTTAAACGCTTGACCTACGACCAAGTGCTTGAGGAGTTGAAGCAGGAAGGTATAGAGATTCCTTGGGGTGAGGACATACCAACACCAGCCTTCAGAACACTGGGCAAAATTCACCCATACTTCTACTTCATAACGGACTGGCCTACAGTGTCAAAGGCTTTCTACATAAAGCCGAGAGACGATAACCCAGAAATATGTGAGGGTTTCGACCTCATGTGGCGTTGGATTGAGCTTTCCTCTGGCGGAACAAGAATAGCCTCAAAAGAGCTTCTAATAAAGCGGTTAAAGGAGAAGGGGTTAAACCCAGAATCCTTCAAGTATCATTTGCAAGCCTTTGATTATGGCATGCCGCCTCATGCTGGCTGGGCTATTGGTTTAGAGAGGCTCACGATGATGTTGACGGGGAAAAGGAACATTAGGGAAGTTACGCTTTATCCTAGGGACAAGTTTAGGCTCACGCCTTAA
- the albA gene encoding DNA-binding protein Alba, with the protein MSESNSVLIGKKPVMNYVLACITLFHGGAKEVNIKARGRAISRAVDVVEVVRRRFLPDVKVKKVGIGTEQVAPREEGGTPTNVSTIEITLER; encoded by the coding sequence ATGTCTGAAAGCAACTCAGTGTTGATCGGGAAGAAGCCAGTAATGAACTATGTACTGGCTTGCATAACCCTCTTCCACGGCGGAGCAAAAGAAGTGAATATCAAGGCGAGAGGGAGAGCCATTAGCCGTGCTGTTGACGTTGTTGAGGTCGTTAGGCGCCGATTCCTACCAGACGTTAAAGTTAAGAAAGTAGGTATCGGAACTGAGCAGGTGGCACCCAGAGAAGAGGGTGGCACGCCTACAAACGTCAGCACCATCGAGATAACGTTGGAACGCTGA
- a CDS encoding Lrp/AsnC family transcriptional regulator: MTRRSIQLLRMLYEKGKSTNTYTLHVRQSDLAKELGISRQALNLHLKRLRDLNYIRTGRGFIDVTEKGLNALGVSSTPAFIFIKVYPPKRSEVYDKIRETIVQKAFRVAGDIDAVLIVERDKLNEVLRRLSAIEGIKDTKSYVAIESIK; this comes from the coding sequence TTGACAAGACGCTCAATCCAACTGCTACGAATGTTATATGAGAAGGGAAAATCAACAAACACATACACTTTACACGTGAGGCAAAGCGACCTGGCAAAAGAATTGGGCATAAGCAGACAAGCACTAAACCTCCACTTGAAAAGGCTCAGAGACCTAAACTACATAAGAACAGGTAGAGGATTCATAGACGTAACTGAAAAAGGGCTAAACGCTTTAGGCGTGTCATCAACACCAGCCTTCATATTCATTAAAGTTTATCCACCCAAAAGAAGCGAAGTTTACGATAAAATTAGAGAAACAATAGTGCAAAAAGCTTTCAGGGTTGCTGGCGACATTGACGCCGTACTAATAGTTGAGAGAGATAAACTCAATGAAGTTTTAAGGCGTTTGTCTGCGATTGAAGGCATAAAGGATACAAAATCCTACGTCGCAATAGAATCTATAAAATGA